The following proteins are co-located in the Paralichthys olivaceus isolate ysfri-2021 chromosome 2, ASM2471397v2, whole genome shotgun sequence genome:
- the LOC109645585 gene encoding protein phosphatase 1 regulatory subunit 15B-like, which produces MFNNMTDDGHLSGGQSSSSPAGLGVMSAGLVSQESSWIGLVSRPALSFVQKYLPVRAPGRATADGGPRWSGAGEQRSFTDEERDFLKQLEHVMPLTQHAAAHLTDMRCQQDGAAGPLEPGHGSAPPWLTAGSLRDLGITDTEERNLCPHTRVGYLSSFRTFVNHVLMNPAQEVQPRGGADWWRGSHGGTWWGSLWGGEDSSQRALSWTEDQMETNQLCPQQPGTNPPPAETTHVFVQSGGEEPTLGENTGATEHKEELADNGGLHTVQNTEGSTPDLSISSSPRGGAFSQSPLLTPDQDNGYSSLEEEHFLVKTLSEETQPTENCVTTMQDELSEGASENTDEDQQHSADEGQSADNKVLSAPLCQNKAIAFIMGCPCSDDDSSSSLSESSDDDDDDDDDDGFDSEGSSDLSDSDSVDSESEHLWNSLCQSLDPYNPRSFSAQLHSEQPRTATPPSTAPTASPPLPSPLSSLDVWDDLTSASEADDVESIRLLSLFSCSSDPYSPFNFQAPIRTKGSDKVSPKAKRAPQTPPHSPHQKTASPPKYRKDEAEERLDSGFSELTAPPAATSSSSSSSSSSSSQSAASTKKVRFCDHVEEFFLGCEDRRSPWEQLARDRCRFLRRCQEVEQSISYCLQPQHRRLVYHRLVVLHVREENTPQTD; this is translated from the exons ATGTTCAACAATATGACGGATGACGGTCATTTATCCGGCGGGCAGAGCTCGTCCTCTCCGGCCGGGCTCGGTGTCATGTCTGCCGGCCTTGTCAGTCAGGAAAGCTCGTGGATCGGCCTGGTGTCAAGGCCCGCGCTGTCATTTGTGCAGAAATACCTCCCGGTTCGGGCCCCGGGCCGGGCCACGGCCGACGGGGGCCCCCGGTGGAGCGGAGCAGGTGAACAGAGAAGCTTCACTGACGAAGAAAGAGACTTTTTGAAACAGCTGGAGCACGTGATGCCGTTAACGCAGCACGCGGCCGCACACCTGACCGACATGCGGTGTCAGCAGGACGGGGCCGCGGGGCCGCTGGAGCCCGGACACGGCTCCGCTCCACCGTGGCTCACCGCCGGGTCCCTGCGGGACTTGGgcatcacagacacagaggagaggaaccTGTGTCCGCACACCCGGGTCGGAtatttgtcctctttcagaACCTTTGTGAACCATGTTCTGATGAACCCAGCTCAGGAAGTCCAACCCAGGGGGGGGGCGGACTGGTGGAGGGGCAGTCACGGGGGGACGTGGTGGGGCAGTTTGTGGGGGGGTGAGGACAGTTCACAGAGAGCTTTGTCCTGGACTGAGGACCAGATGGAGACAAACCAACTCTGTCCACAACAGCCAGGGACAAATCCCCCCCCTGCAGAAACAACCCATGTGTTTGTTCAGAGCGGTGGCGAGGAACCGACTCTGGGAGAAAACACTGGAGCTACTGAGCACAAAGAGGAGCTGGCTGACAATGGAGGTCTTCACACAGTCCAGAACACAGAGGGGTCCACTCCAGACCTCAGCATCAGTAGCAGCCCACGAGGCGGCGCCTTCAGCCAGTCACCACTTCTGACCCCTGATCAGGACAATGGTTACTCCAGTCTGGAGGAGGAACACTTCCTGGTGAAGACCTTGAGTGAAGAGACGCAACCGACGGAAAACTGTGTGACCACGATGCAGGACGAGTTGTCTGAGGGAGCATCAGAGAACACAGACGAGGACCAACAGCACTCAGCTGATGAGGGTCAGTCCGCGGACAATAAGGTGCTCTCCGCCCCCCTGTGCCAGAACAAAGCCATCGCCTTCATCATGGGCTGCCCCTGCAGTGAtgacgacagcagcagcagcctatCAGAGTCCAGTGACgatgacgatgacgatgatgatgatgatggatttGACAGTGAGGGGTCATCTGATCTGTCGGACTCTGACAGCGTAGACTCAGAGTCCGAGCATCTCTGGAACTCGTTGTGCCAAAGTCTGGACCCGTACAACCCCCGAAGCTTCAGCGCCCAGCTACACAGCGAGCAGCCCAGGACCGCCACACCACCCTCCACCGCCCCCActgcctcccctcccctcccctcccctctgtccAGCCTCGACGTCTGGGACGACTTGACTTCGGCGAGCGAGGCTGACGATGTTGAGAGCATCCGTCTGTTGAGCTTGTTCAGCTGCTCGTCCGACCCCTACAGCCCCTTTAACTTCCAGGCCCCAATCAGGACAAAAGGGTCCGACAAGGTGTCTCCAAAGGCCAAGAGGGCCCCCCAGACCCCCCCACACTCCCCCCACCAAAAAACAGCTTCTCCTCCTAAATACAGGAAGGACGAGGCCGAGGAGCGTCTGGACAGCGGCTTCTCTGAGCTGACTGCCCCCCCCGCggccacctcctcttcctcctcctcttcctcctcctcctcatctcagAGCGCTGCTTCAACCAAAAAG gttCGTTTCTGTGACCATGTGGAGGAGTTCTTCCTCGGATGTGAGGACCGCCGGAGCCCCTGGGAGCAGTTGGCTCGGGACCGCTGCCGATTCCTGCGACGCTGccaggaggtggagcagagcATCAGCTACTGCCTGCAGCCGCAACACCGCCGGCTGGTTTACCACCGCCTCGTTGTCCTCCATGTCCGGGAGGAAAACACACCTCAAACTGATTAA